A stretch of the Leopardus geoffroyi isolate Oge1 chromosome B2, O.geoffroyi_Oge1_pat1.0, whole genome shotgun sequence genome encodes the following:
- the KIFC1 gene encoding kinesin-like protein KIFC1 isoform X2, which yields MEDALEPEKKRTRGLDTVTKIATSRPRAPALTTVPQTQGQTTAPKVPKKTGPRCSTAVATALKNQKPGPAAPAQKPGAAAPVLGGRKPTKRPAWDLKGQLCDLNAELKCCRERTQTLDQENQQLQDQLREAQQQAKSLGAECRTLEGELARAQAQAEQGQQELGNLRARVLELEEQLGTQQGLVQELQKEQLGLQEERRGLAARLEEQERRLQASEAALSGSQAEVASLRQEATTQAALLVEQGERLHGLEMERRRLHNQLQELKGNIRVFCRVRPVLPGEPTPPPGFLLFPSGPGGPSDPPTRLSLSRSDERRGTLSGAPAPPTRHDFSFDRVFPPGSGQDEVFEEIAMLVQSALDGYPVCIFAYGQTGSGKTFTMEGGPGGDPQVEGLIPRALRHLFSVAQELGSQGWTYSFVASYVEIYNETVRDLLATGTRKGQGGECEIRRAGPGSEELTVTNARYVPVSCEKEVEALLHLAHQNRAVARTAQNERSSRSHSVFQLQISGEHAGRGLQCGAPLSLVDLAGSERLDPGLTLGPGERERLRETQAINSSLSTLGLVIMALSNKESHVPYRNSKLTYLLQNSLGGSAKMLMFVNISPLEENVSESLNSLRFASKVNQCVIGTAQANRK from the exons ATGGAGGATGCCTTGGAGCCTGAGAAG AAAAGGACACGAGGCCTGGACACAGTGACCAAAATTGCCACATCCCGCCCCAGAGCACCAGCCCTCACCACAGTGCCACAGACACAAGGCCAGACCACAG CTCCAAAAGTTCCCAAGAAGACAGGACCCCGATGTTCCACAGCTGTTGCCACAG CGCTGAAGAATCAGAAACCAGGCCCTGCTGCTCCTGCCCAGAAGCCTGGAG CGGCTGCTCCCGTGCTGGGAGGGAGGAAACCCACCAAACGTCCGGCCTGGGACTTAAAGGGTCAGTTATGTGACCTAAATGCAGAGCTGAAATGCTGTCGTGAGAGGACTCAGACATTGGACCAGGAGAACCAACAGCTACAGGACCAGCTCCGGGAGGCCCAACAACAGGCCAAGTCCCTGGGGGCAGAATGCAGGACACTGGAAGGGGAGTTGGCCAGGGCGCAGGCCCAGGCCGAGCAGGGCCAACAGGAATTGGGGAACCTCAGGGCCCGTGTCCTGGAGCTAGAAGAGCAGCTGGGCACACAGCAGGGCTTGGTGCAAGAGCTCCAGAAAGAACAGTTGGGGTTGCAGGAGGAGCGAAGGGGACTGGCTGCCCGGCTGGAGGAGCAGGAG AGGAGGCTACAGGCGTCAGAAGCAGCTCTGTCAGGCAGCCAAGCAGAGGTGGCGTCTCTGCGCCAGGAGGCTACAACCCAGGCGGCCTTACTGGTGGAGCAAGGAGAACGTCTCCATGGGCTAGAGATGGAGCGCCGGCGATTACACAACCAGCTACAGGAACTCAAAGGCAATATCCGTGTGTTCTGCCGGGTCCGCCCTGTCCTTCCAGGggagcccaccccaccccctggcttCCTCCTGTTTCCCTCTGGCCCTGGTGGGCCCTCTGATCCTCCAACCCGCCTCAGCCTCTCCCGATCTGACGAGCGTCGTGGGACCCTGAGTGGGGCGCCGGCCCCCCCCACCCGCCATGACTTCTCCTTTGACCGGGTCTTCCCACCAGGGAGTGGACAGGACGAAGTGTTTGAGGAGATTGCCATGCTTGTCCAGTCAGCCCTGGATGGCTACCCAGTATGCATCTTTGCCTACGGCCAGACAGGCAGTGGCAAGACCTTCACGATGGAAGGTGGGCCTGGGGGAGACCCCCAGGTGGAGGGGCTGATCCCTCGGGCCCTGCGGCATCTCTTCTCCGTGGCCCAGGAGCTGGGCAGCCAGGGCTGGACCTACAGCTTTGTGGCAAGCTATGTAGAGATCTATAATGAGACTGTCCGAGACCTGCTGGCCACCGGGACCCGGAAGGGCCAGGGCGGCGAGTGTGAGATTCGCCGGGCAGGGCCAGGAAGCGAGGAGCTTACTGTCACCAATGCCCGATATGTTCCTGTCTCCTGTGAGAAAGAG GTGGAGGCCCTGCTCCATCTGGCCCACCAGAACCGGGCTGTGGCCCGCACAGCCCAGAATGAGCGATCATCACGCAGTCACAGTGTGTTCCAGCTGCAGATCTCTGGGGAGCACGCTGGGCGAGGCCTGCAATGTGGGGCCCCCCTCAGCCTTGTGGACCTGGCTGGGAGTGAGCGGCTAGACCCCGGCTTAACCCTTGGCCCTGGGGAGCGGGAACGCCTTCGGGAAACCCAAGCCATTAACAGCAGCCTGTCTACCCTGGGGCTGGTCATCATGGCCTTGAGCAACAAG GAGTCCCATGTGCCTTACCGGAACAGCAAGCTCACCTACCTGCTGCAGAACTCTCTGGGTGGCAGCGCTAAGAT gCTCATGTTTGTGAACATTTCCCCTCTGGAAGAGAACGTGTCCGAGTCCCTCAACTCCCTACGCTTTGCCTCCAAG GTGAACCAGTGTGTTATTGGTACGGCCCAGGCTAACAGGAAATGA
- the KIFC1 gene encoding kinesin-like protein KIFC1 isoform X1 yields the protein MEPQRSPLLEVRGNIQLKRPLVKAPSRLPLPGTRFKRGPDQMEDALEPEKKRTRGLDTVTKIATSRPRAPALTTVPQTQGQTTAPKVPKKTGPRCSTAVATALKNQKPGPAAPAQKPGAAAPVLGGRKPTKRPAWDLKGQLCDLNAELKCCRERTQTLDQENQQLQDQLREAQQQAKSLGAECRTLEGELARAQAQAEQGQQELGNLRARVLELEEQLGTQQGLVQELQKEQLGLQEERRGLAARLEEQERRLQASEAALSGSQAEVASLRQEATTQAALLVEQGERLHGLEMERRRLHNQLQELKGNIRVFCRVRPVLPGEPTPPPGFLLFPSGPGGPSDPPTRLSLSRSDERRGTLSGAPAPPTRHDFSFDRVFPPGSGQDEVFEEIAMLVQSALDGYPVCIFAYGQTGSGKTFTMEGGPGGDPQVEGLIPRALRHLFSVAQELGSQGWTYSFVASYVEIYNETVRDLLATGTRKGQGGECEIRRAGPGSEELTVTNARYVPVSCEKEVEALLHLAHQNRAVARTAQNERSSRSHSVFQLQISGEHAGRGLQCGAPLSLVDLAGSERLDPGLTLGPGERERLRETQAINSSLSTLGLVIMALSNKESHVPYRNSKLTYLLQNSLGGSAKMLMFVNISPLEENVSESLNSLRFASKVNQCVIGTAQANRK from the exons ATGGAGCCGCAG AGGTCCCCCTTGTTGGAAGTGAGGGGGAACATACAGCTAAAAAGACCCCTGGTCAAGGCTCCTTCTCGGCTGCCTCTTCCGGGAACCAGGTTTAAGAGGGGGCCTGACCAGATGGAGGATGCCTTGGAGCCTGAGAAG AAAAGGACACGAGGCCTGGACACAGTGACCAAAATTGCCACATCCCGCCCCAGAGCACCAGCCCTCACCACAGTGCCACAGACACAAGGCCAGACCACAG CTCCAAAAGTTCCCAAGAAGACAGGACCCCGATGTTCCACAGCTGTTGCCACAG CGCTGAAGAATCAGAAACCAGGCCCTGCTGCTCCTGCCCAGAAGCCTGGAG CGGCTGCTCCCGTGCTGGGAGGGAGGAAACCCACCAAACGTCCGGCCTGGGACTTAAAGGGTCAGTTATGTGACCTAAATGCAGAGCTGAAATGCTGTCGTGAGAGGACTCAGACATTGGACCAGGAGAACCAACAGCTACAGGACCAGCTCCGGGAGGCCCAACAACAGGCCAAGTCCCTGGGGGCAGAATGCAGGACACTGGAAGGGGAGTTGGCCAGGGCGCAGGCCCAGGCCGAGCAGGGCCAACAGGAATTGGGGAACCTCAGGGCCCGTGTCCTGGAGCTAGAAGAGCAGCTGGGCACACAGCAGGGCTTGGTGCAAGAGCTCCAGAAAGAACAGTTGGGGTTGCAGGAGGAGCGAAGGGGACTGGCTGCCCGGCTGGAGGAGCAGGAG AGGAGGCTACAGGCGTCAGAAGCAGCTCTGTCAGGCAGCCAAGCAGAGGTGGCGTCTCTGCGCCAGGAGGCTACAACCCAGGCGGCCTTACTGGTGGAGCAAGGAGAACGTCTCCATGGGCTAGAGATGGAGCGCCGGCGATTACACAACCAGCTACAGGAACTCAAAGGCAATATCCGTGTGTTCTGCCGGGTCCGCCCTGTCCTTCCAGGggagcccaccccaccccctggcttCCTCCTGTTTCCCTCTGGCCCTGGTGGGCCCTCTGATCCTCCAACCCGCCTCAGCCTCTCCCGATCTGACGAGCGTCGTGGGACCCTGAGTGGGGCGCCGGCCCCCCCCACCCGCCATGACTTCTCCTTTGACCGGGTCTTCCCACCAGGGAGTGGACAGGACGAAGTGTTTGAGGAGATTGCCATGCTTGTCCAGTCAGCCCTGGATGGCTACCCAGTATGCATCTTTGCCTACGGCCAGACAGGCAGTGGCAAGACCTTCACGATGGAAGGTGGGCCTGGGGGAGACCCCCAGGTGGAGGGGCTGATCCCTCGGGCCCTGCGGCATCTCTTCTCCGTGGCCCAGGAGCTGGGCAGCCAGGGCTGGACCTACAGCTTTGTGGCAAGCTATGTAGAGATCTATAATGAGACTGTCCGAGACCTGCTGGCCACCGGGACCCGGAAGGGCCAGGGCGGCGAGTGTGAGATTCGCCGGGCAGGGCCAGGAAGCGAGGAGCTTACTGTCACCAATGCCCGATATGTTCCTGTCTCCTGTGAGAAAGAG GTGGAGGCCCTGCTCCATCTGGCCCACCAGAACCGGGCTGTGGCCCGCACAGCCCAGAATGAGCGATCATCACGCAGTCACAGTGTGTTCCAGCTGCAGATCTCTGGGGAGCACGCTGGGCGAGGCCTGCAATGTGGGGCCCCCCTCAGCCTTGTGGACCTGGCTGGGAGTGAGCGGCTAGACCCCGGCTTAACCCTTGGCCCTGGGGAGCGGGAACGCCTTCGGGAAACCCAAGCCATTAACAGCAGCCTGTCTACCCTGGGGCTGGTCATCATGGCCTTGAGCAACAAG GAGTCCCATGTGCCTTACCGGAACAGCAAGCTCACCTACCTGCTGCAGAACTCTCTGGGTGGCAGCGCTAAGAT gCTCATGTTTGTGAACATTTCCCCTCTGGAAGAGAACGTGTCCGAGTCCCTCAACTCCCTACGCTTTGCCTCCAAG GTGAACCAGTGTGTTATTGGTACGGCCCAGGCTAACAGGAAATGA